The Plasmodium falciparum 3D7 genome assembly, chromosome: 12 genome contains the following window.
CTAACAGCTATAGAgaatactaaaaaaaaatttttacatCAACTTATATTTGTTTCATTATCCTTAATTAAAGGACActtcaattttttattattttaataattattataataaacatataaataaatatatatatatatatatattaacatatttaatatatttaatatatacataatatttttattttattcatttcaaAATTGTTTACATCATATTCTATTCATATTAACCATACTGACACATATCAACATATCCATGTTTTAAGAATTATTTTGcgtatatatttcattaatgCAATATATAACAGTATTCattaaatattcttttcataaagaaaaaaaaaaaaaaaaatctccACTCATTTgtattgtaaaaaaatatataatgaaagaaCATCCTATACTGCTTAAAAATTTTGcgattaaaaataaaaatttattgttGCTACAtgaaaattgtatatatttttttttttaataatcatatgttatatatcattataaaaaaaaaaaataacaaaaacctaaaaaagtaaaaaaaaggatcttaaataaaatatatatatcttaatttcaatatatatttttttcatttaaattttcatgatttacatttttcaaatatattataatattatataatatatatatatatatataatatgtcataattgtatataatatattgctTATAaagagaatatataaatattattattgtattcAATATAGATgatctatatataattaatatatgttataatatatatatatatatatatatatatatttatttatttatttattaatttattctttcaaattgttaaaatttttttttcttttaatacatttaatttttcatattttttttttttttttttttttttttttgtagatatatatataaaaaatataattttacatatattttgaattatttGAACTCTAAGCatttgatgaaaaaaaaaaaaatctatatttttttttcatgtatttccaaatatattcattttaattatatatattatatatatataatatatatataatatatgtacaaaataaataattaaaagatTATGACAAAATGGAAGAAACAATTAATGATAAGGTTAACAAAATcgaaaaaacaaataatagtGACAgaaaaaaagatgaagaaataatgaacaaaattaaaaattataaaatattgaataataataataataataacgaagaagaagaagaagaagaaaaaaatataaaggaatatccaaataataatattataaataaagaaaatcataatgttttaataaaagaaaattatgatGTAACTAATAAAAACGATGACACAACTAagataaatgatgataatagtaATGTAAAGATTAATTGTGAAAGTAGTAATGAAAAAAGAGAGGTCTCAGATTTAAATACTTATAGTGATAATGatgtaaatgtaaatataaataatagtagtaataatattgaaaagGAAAATCCTCCAAAAGATAAACATTAtgacaataatattaataagatTTCATCTTATGGTgataataaacaaaacaaCATTTTAGATGATACAGATATGTCcatacataataatttaaatgatacatcaaatgaaaagaaaaatgtcaTTATATCAAATGAAGatataattcaaaataataattcaaaaacTTGTGGAAatctaaaaaattattataaggaCCTTCCAACTGTTATTATAGTAATTGGTATGGCTGGAAGTGGAAAAACGACATATGTTggttcattatataattatttaaaagtagaacaaaaaaaaaaagtatatacaATGAATCTTGATCCAGCTGTTAAATATGTACAATATCCtttaaatatagatatacGAGATAGTATAAAATATCATGAAATAATGAAAGAATATAAACTTGGACCAAATGGTGCCATAATGACTTGCTTAAATTTATTTGCAACCAGATTTGATAAGGTTATTGAAATATTAGAAAAACGGAAAAGTaaattacattatattattgtcGATACACCAGGACAAATTGAAGTTTTTAATTGGTCAGCTAGtggaaatattattttagaaACCTTATCAGTCAGCTTTCCAGttgttattaattatattattgataCCGTAAGATGTGAAAGACCAATTACCTTCATGtcaaatatgttatatgCATGTAGTGTTCTATACAAATCAAGATTACCATTCTTAGCATGTTTCAATAAAACagatattataaaacatGATAAATGTATTGAATGGATGACAAACTATGATACCTTTAATGATGATGTTTTAAACGATGAAAGTTATATGGCTAGCTTCAGTAGATCATGTGCCCTTATGATTAATGAATTCTATGAAGGAATAAAAACAGTGGGAGTATCTTCTAAAACAAATGAAGgttttaataatatcttaAAAAACCTACAAATACTGAAAGAAGAATATCTAAACGAATATGTATCTTCTATAGaaaaacaaatgaaaaaaatcaaaCAAAGGAAAGAAAAGGACGTCAAAATTAAAATGGAAGCACTCTTAATGGAAAAGCAAAAGGAAATATCCTCATCAAAAAGTTAACACCTAGAACATAAGAAACgatttgtataaataaataaataaataaatatatatatatatatatatatatatgtacatattttttattttatatatattttttttttttgtacaccAAAACagtaacaaaataattaaacataattcatacattcatatatatatatatatatatattaaaatcaacacatttaaaaatttttaacaaattatttgtattcataatattaaaagaatatattttgtatctaaattttttttttcattttacttTCAAAGggtaattatttaaaaatcataaaattaatatatatatatatatgtatatatattaatttaaagaaatattc
Protein-coding sequences here:
- a CDS encoding GPN-loop GTPase, putative — its product is MEETINDKVNKIEKTNNSDRKKDEEIMNKIKNYKILNNNNNNNEEEEEEEKNIKEYPNNNIINKENHNVLIKENYDVTNKNDDTTKINDDNSNVKINCESSNEKREVSDLNTYSDNDVNVNINNSSNNIEKENPPKDKHYDNNINKISSYGDNKQNNILDDTDMSIHNNLNDTSNEKKNVIISNEDIIQNNNSKTCGNLKNYYKDLPTVIIVIGMAGSGKTTYVGSLYNYLKVEQKKKVYTMNLDPAVKYVQYPLNIDIRDSIKYHEIMKEYKLGPNGAIMTCLNLFATRFDKVIEILEKRKSKLHYIIVDTPGQIEVFNWSASGNIILETLSVSFPVVINYIIDTVRCERPITFMSNMLYACSVLYKSRLPFLACFNKTDIIKHDKCIEWMTNYDTFNDDVLNDESYMASFSRSCALMINEFYEGIKTVGVSSKTNEGFNNILKNLQILKEEYLNEYVSSIEKQMKKIKQRKEKDVKIKMEALLMEKQKEISSSKS